From Deltaproteobacteria bacterium:
CTCTTTATCTCCCACAATATCCATGAGGCGGTCTATCTGGCGGACAAGGTGGTGGTCTTCAGTAAAAGGCCTGCCCGGGTGGTGGAGGTAATAGAGACCAATCTTCCCCGTCCCCGCGACTACAAGGTAACCGAAAGCGATCAGTTCTTCGAGGTGAGAAACCGGGTTACGGAACTCTTCCGGGAGGAGATCATGGACAGCTTCCTCTTCATGGAGCTGAGCGGGTTTTAAAGTCAAGGTTTGAGGATTCTAGCGGTCAAGGGTTCATAGGCGTTTATAGGCTATATGTTACTCCACCTCCGGCCGGAGGAAGACTCCCCTTCGTTATACCAGCTATGAATTCGTTTTTTTCCTTGACAATTTTTAGGGTTCGTTAAATATTTAATTTTGAATATTAAGATTTAGAATAAAATGGACCTTCGGCTGGTGATAATGGGGCTCTTGGTGAAAGGGCCCAGTCATGGTTATGATTTAAAACTGACCCTGGAGAGGGAGCTGAGCCCCTTTGTTGAGGTCTCCTCAACCCCCATCTACTATACCCTGAAGAAGTTGGAACAGGAGGGATTGGTCACCAAGTGGAGCACCGTCTCCGGCAGGCGGCCGCAGAAATTTGTCTATAGTCTGACTGCCAGAGGGCAGGAGGAGATAAAGGAACTCCTCCTCAAAAACATCACACAGTTGCAGCGCCCCTCCTTTAACCTCGACGTCTCCCTGTACTTTCTCAACCTTCTTCCTGCTCAGGATGTGATGGAAACCTTGAAGGGGAGGTTGAGGGAGCTGCGCAAATTGAGGTTTTTGCTTAAAAGGCAGAGGAGGGGACTGGAGTCCGATTCTGCCAGCAGGAGGGAGCATGTGATCACCACGCACAACCTCCGGGTGGCCGAGACCGAGATGGAGTTTGTCCAGGACCTGATCACGGAGTTCTCCCGAGGGGGATTTAATAACGCTAAACCCATTGATGAGATAGAAGAGGGCCGTGATCGTCGGTGATCACCTGAAAAGGCGGGCCCAAGAGAGGCCGGATAAGGGGACCCTCATCTGTAATGAGGTGAGGCTGACCTTGTCCGAGTTCAGCTT
This genomic window contains:
- a CDS encoding PadR family transcriptional regulator encodes the protein MKGPSHGYDLKLTLERELSPFVEVSSTPIYYTLKKLEQEGLVTKWSTVSGRRPQKFVYSLTARGQEEIKELLLKNITQLQRPSFNLDVSLYFLNLLPAQDVMETLKGRLRELRKLRFLLKRQRRGLESDSASRREHVITTHNLRVAETEMEFVQDLITEFSRGGFNNAKPIDEIEEGRDRR